In Ferribacterium limneticum, a genomic segment contains:
- the cysE gene encoding serine O-acetyltransferase, with the protein MFRYLREDIRAVFDRDPAARSFWEVLTCYPGIHALIMHRLAHWLWGHRLRWLGRFTAHLSRMLTGIEIHPGATIGRRFFIDHGMGVVIGETAVIGDDVTLYHGVTLGGTSWNKGKRHPTLENGVVVGAGAMVLGPITISAGAKVGSNAVVTKPIPAGATAVGNPARILDNTEQTRQREAQAEKLGFSAYAVGRDQDDPLAKAIHALLDHAAETDRRLASLVKELDAQGVKCDQDVDQSDIFDPKYLSKIVD; encoded by the coding sequence ATGTTCCGGTATCTGCGTGAGGACATCCGTGCGGTCTTTGACCGCGATCCGGCCGCCCGCTCATTCTGGGAGGTACTCACCTGCTACCCGGGCATTCATGCATTGATCATGCATCGCCTGGCCCACTGGCTATGGGGGCATCGTCTTCGTTGGTTGGGCCGCTTTACGGCTCATTTGTCACGGATGCTGACTGGCATCGAAATTCATCCTGGCGCAACCATCGGTCGCCGTTTCTTCATTGATCATGGCATGGGTGTTGTGATTGGAGAAACGGCTGTTATCGGAGATGACGTCACGCTCTACCACGGGGTTACTCTCGGTGGCACTTCCTGGAACAAGGGCAAGCGTCATCCGACTCTGGAAAATGGTGTGGTTGTCGGAGCTGGGGCAATGGTGCTTGGGCCGATCACTATTAGTGCCGGTGCTAAAGTTGGTTCAAATGCTGTGGTCACAAAGCCCATACCTGCCGGAGCAACCGCGGTTGGGAACCCGGCACGGATTCTCGATAACACTGAGCAAACCCGCCAACGGGAGGCTCAAGCCGAAAAATTGGGCTTTTCTGCCTATGCGGTTGGGCGCGATCAGGACGATCCGCTGGCCAAAGCGATCCACGCATTGCTGGATCACGCTGCCGAGACTGATCGGAGGCTGGCCTCGCTGGTCAAGGAGCTTGATGCACAAGGCGTCAAGTGTGATCAAGACGTCGATCAGTCCGATATATTCGATCCGAAATACCTGAGTAAAATAGTTGACTAA
- a CDS encoding YkgJ family cysteine cluster protein has protein sequence MDGDDVPRRFSTQDDWGGWVMRRLDDGWCAALDRDTMRCTIYDRRPDNCRVFEMGDSDCQRERQLFYAPA, from the coding sequence ATGGACGGAGATGATGTGCCTCGCCGCTTCTCCACTCAGGACGATTGGGGTGGCTGGGTCATGCGACGCCTTGATGACGGCTGGTGTGCAGCGCTTGATCGTGACACCATGCGTTGCACAATTTATGATCGCCGACCCGATAATTGCCGGGTGTTTGAAATGGGCGACAGCGATTGCCAGCGCGAACGGCAACTTTTCTACGCCCCGGCCTGA
- the hscB gene encoding Fe-S protein assembly co-chaperone HscB: MDFRADHFSLFGLNPGFRLDLSDLDSRYRDIQAQVHPDRFANAGDADRRLSMQWATHANEAYQTLKKPLERAKYMLHLAGHDIQAESNTAMPTDFLMEQMEWREAVMEARDGGDHHELERLHNRLRGDINSRYQELGELFELGELALATDRVRRLMFLEKLLYEIDDALASLEE; the protein is encoded by the coding sequence ATGGATTTCCGAGCCGACCATTTCTCCCTGTTTGGGTTGAATCCGGGCTTCCGGCTCGATTTGTCTGACCTGGATTCCCGCTATCGCGATATTCAGGCGCAGGTGCATCCGGATCGGTTTGCCAACGCTGGTGATGCCGACCGCCGCCTCTCGATGCAGTGGGCCACGCATGCCAATGAAGCCTACCAGACGCTAAAAAAGCCGCTCGAGCGGGCGAAATATATGCTCCATCTGGCTGGCCACGACATTCAGGCGGAGAGCAATACCGCCATGCCCACCGATTTTTTGATGGAGCAAATGGAATGGCGCGAAGCGGTGATGGAGGCTCGCGATGGTGGTGATCACCACGAACTGGAGCGCCTGCACAACCGCCTCCGTGGCGACATTAATTCGCGTTATCAAGAACTGGGCGAGCTATTCGAGCTGGGCGAGCTTGCGCTGGCCACGGATCGTGTTCGTCGGCTGATGTTCCTGGAAAAACTTTTGTACGAAATCGACGACGCGCTGGCGTCGCTGGAAGAATAA
- the iscX gene encoding Fe-S cluster assembly protein IscX has protein sequence MKWTDINDIAIELTDTHPDKDPLTVNFVDLRDWVMALPDFNDDPKHCGEKILEAIQQAWIDEVA, from the coding sequence ATGAAATGGACCGACATCAACGATATCGCCATCGAACTGACCGATACCCACCCGGACAAGGATCCGCTGACAGTCAATTTCGTCGATCTGCGTGACTGGGTGATGGCTTTGCCCGATTTCAACGACGACCCCAAACACTGCGGTGAAAAGATTCTCGAAGCGATCCAGCAGGCCTGGATCGACGAGGTCGCGTAA
- a CDS encoding cysteine desulfurase family protein, translating into MSMPIYLDHNATTPLDPVVLVAMLPWLESQYGNASSRHEYGRQARQAIDEARQKVAVAVNAHPTEVIFTSGGSEANNLFLKGAAACLKPGILAVSATEHPCVLKPAAQLVRQGWEVRSLAVDGTGRVKIEDYAEALLDKPKMLSVMLANNETGVVQDVAALANAASPTGAWFHSDAVQALGKLAIDFRAFNGAGVHAMTLSAHKAGGPKGAAALVLDKRVELQPLIAGGGHERGLRSGTENIPAIVGFGVAAELAAVRVAELPARMRAMQVKLESGLAGLGARIFATDVTRLPNTSYFAFPNIDGETLVGKLDREGFAVASGAACSSANPESSHVLRAMGIAPDIARGAVRVSLGVANTEAEIEQFINALQVTVGRLQGLTAIS; encoded by the coding sequence ATGTCGATGCCCATTTATCTCGACCACAATGCCACGACACCGCTCGACCCGGTGGTGCTGGTTGCGATGTTGCCTTGGCTGGAAAGCCAGTATGGCAATGCGTCGAGCCGCCATGAATATGGTCGGCAGGCACGACAGGCTATCGACGAGGCGCGCCAGAAAGTTGCTGTGGCGGTTAATGCACACCCCACAGAGGTAATTTTTACCAGCGGGGGCAGCGAAGCCAATAACCTATTCCTCAAAGGAGCTGCGGCCTGCCTCAAGCCCGGTATACTTGCCGTCAGCGCTACAGAGCATCCCTGCGTACTCAAGCCGGCCGCTCAGCTGGTCCGGCAGGGCTGGGAAGTCAGGAGTCTTGCGGTCGACGGTACTGGAAGGGTAAAAATCGAAGACTATGCCGAGGCACTGCTCGACAAGCCGAAAATGCTCTCTGTCATGCTGGCTAACAATGAAACAGGTGTCGTGCAGGATGTTGCGGCGTTAGCGAATGCTGCAAGTCCCACCGGGGCCTGGTTTCATTCCGATGCCGTACAGGCTTTGGGCAAGCTGGCTATCGATTTTCGCGCTTTCAACGGAGCTGGCGTTCATGCCATGACGTTGTCTGCGCACAAGGCAGGTGGCCCCAAGGGCGCGGCAGCGCTGGTTCTTGACAAGCGCGTCGAATTGCAGCCCTTGATTGCCGGCGGCGGTCATGAACGCGGACTGCGCTCGGGCACCGAAAATATCCCGGCGATCGTTGGATTCGGCGTTGCTGCGGAACTTGCCGCAGTTCGCGTTGCCGAACTACCTGCTCGGATGCGGGCTATGCAGGTAAAGCTGGAATCTGGACTGGCAGGATTAGGCGCCAGGATTTTTGCGACGGACGTGACGCGTTTGCCGAATACCAGCTATTTCGCCTTCCCGAATATTGATGGCGAAACGCTCGTCGGTAAGCTGGACCGCGAAGGATTCGCTGTGGCCAGTGGTGCGGCATGTTCAAGCGCCAATCCGGAGTCATCGCATGTTTTGCGCGCCATGGGTATCGCCCCTGATATTGCTCGCGGGGCTGTGCGAGTTAGCCTCGGTGTGGCAAATACGGAAGCTGAGATTGAACAATTTATCAACGCCTTGCAGGTGACAGTCGGACGACTGCAAGGACTGACAGCCATTAGCTGA
- the iscA gene encoding iron-sulfur cluster assembly protein IscA, with protein sequence MAVTLSDKAAKHVANYLTKRGKGIGLRLGVRTSGCSGMAYKLEFVDEVNPDDMVFEHNGVKVIVDAKSLPYLDGMELDFAREGLNEGFKFNNPNVKDQCGCGESFNV encoded by the coding sequence ATGGCTGTGACCTTGAGCGACAAGGCGGCAAAACATGTCGCCAACTACCTGACCAAGCGTGGCAAGGGCATTGGCCTGCGTCTCGGCGTGCGGACCAGTGGCTGTTCCGGCATGGCGTACAAACTGGAATTTGTCGACGAGGTGAATCCTGATGACATGGTGTTTGAACACAATGGCGTCAAGGTTATTGTCGATGCCAAGAGCCTGCCTTATCTGGATGGAATGGAACTGGACTTCGCTCGCGAGGGCTTGAACGAAGGTTTCAAGTTCAACAATCCGAACGTCAAGGATCAGTGCGGTTGCGGCGAATCCTTTAACGTCTGA
- the iscR gene encoding Fe-S cluster assembly transcriptional regulator IscR: protein MRLTTKGRFAVTAMMDLAMRGEGGPVALASISERQQISLSYLEQLFGKLRRHKLVDSVRGPGGGYCIARPFDQVAVADIIRAVDEQLDATQCGGRENCHDEHRCMTHDLWSTLNAKMFDYLASVTLAELVGREKAKRGVGMIVLEDKRLGPQPRPRSGRDKVPAAA from the coding sequence ATGCGTTTGACAACCAAAGGACGTTTCGCCGTAACGGCCATGATGGATCTCGCCATGCGGGGCGAGGGCGGGCCCGTGGCGCTGGCCAGCATCAGTGAGCGGCAGCAGATATCGCTGTCCTATCTTGAGCAGTTGTTTGGCAAATTGCGTCGTCACAAGCTGGTCGATAGCGTGCGTGGCCCAGGTGGCGGTTATTGTATAGCCCGACCTTTCGATCAGGTTGCGGTGGCAGACATCATTCGGGCAGTCGATGAACAACTCGATGCCACTCAATGCGGTGGCCGCGAAAACTGCCATGACGAACACCGTTGCATGACACATGATCTGTGGTCGACGCTGAATGCCAAAATGTTCGATTACCTTGCTTCCGTAACGCTCGCTGAGCTTGTCGGGCGTGAAAAAGCAAAGCGTGGTGTGGGTATGATCGTCCTTGAGGATAAGCGCCTTGGCCCGCAACCCCGGCCCCGTAGCGGTCGCGACAAGGTGCCGGCTGCGGCCTGA
- a CDS encoding IscS subfamily cysteine desulfurase, translated as MKLPIYLDYSATTPVDPRVAEKMIPYLCEHFGNPASRSHSFGWVADAAVEEAREQVAALVNADPKEIVWTSGATESNNLAIKGAANFYAGTKGKHIITVKTEHKAVLDTVREMERQGFEATYLDVKEDGLLDLEVFKAAIRPDTVLASVMFVNNEVGVIQPIAELGEICREKGVIFHVDAAQATGKVDIDLSKLKVDLMSFCAHKTYGPKGIGALYVRRKPRIRLEAQMHGGGHERGFRSGTLPTHQIVGMGECFRLAREEMAEENKRIGALRDKLLKGLQDIEETFVNGDLTQRVAHNLNISFAYVEGESMIMAIKDLAVSSGSACTSASLEPSYVLRALGRDDELAHSSIRFSIGRFTTEEEIDYAIKLLHTKVGKLRELSPLWEMFKDGIDLSTVQWAAH; from the coding sequence ATGAAACTCCCTATTTACCTGGATTACTCGGCAACTACCCCGGTCGACCCGCGTGTCGCTGAAAAAATGATTCCCTACTTGTGCGAGCATTTCGGCAATCCCGCTTCGCGCTCGCACAGCTTTGGCTGGGTAGCCGATGCGGCGGTTGAGGAAGCACGCGAGCAGGTGGCCGCACTGGTTAATGCGGACCCCAAGGAAATCGTCTGGACCTCCGGTGCAACAGAGTCCAACAATCTCGCCATCAAGGGGGCTGCGAATTTCTACGCAGGGACCAAGGGCAAGCACATCATCACGGTGAAGACCGAGCACAAGGCCGTGCTCGACACTGTGCGCGAAATGGAACGCCAAGGATTCGAAGCGACCTATCTTGATGTCAAGGAAGACGGCCTGCTCGACCTGGAGGTCTTCAAGGCCGCCATCCGACCGGATACCGTCCTTGCCTCCGTGATGTTCGTCAATAACGAAGTCGGTGTCATCCAACCGATTGCCGAGCTGGGTGAGATCTGCCGCGAGAAGGGTGTGATTTTTCACGTCGATGCTGCTCAGGCTACCGGCAAGGTGGATATTGACCTGAGCAAGCTCAAGGTCGACCTGATGAGCTTCTGTGCTCACAAGACCTACGGTCCGAAAGGTATTGGCGCGCTGTATGTCCGTCGCAAGCCGCGTATTCGTCTTGAGGCGCAAATGCATGGTGGTGGCCACGAACGCGGTTTCCGCTCAGGCACCCTGCCGACGCACCAGATCGTCGGGATGGGCGAGTGCTTCCGTCTGGCTCGTGAGGAAATGGCAGAAGAGAACAAGCGCATCGGCGCCTTGCGCGACAAGTTGCTGAAAGGTTTGCAGGACATCGAGGAAACCTTCGTCAATGGTGACCTGACTCAACGGGTGGCGCACAACCTCAATATCAGCTTCGCTTACGTTGAAGGCGAATCGATGATCATGGCCATCAAGGATCTGGCAGTCTCTTCCGGTTCGGCTTGTACCTCGGCCAGTCTGGAACCATCCTATGTGCTGCGCGCCTTGGGGCGCGATGATGAATTGGCCCATAGCTCCATCCGTTTCAGCATCGGCCGCTTCACGACAGAAGAAGAAATAGACTATGCAATCAAATTATTGCATACGAAAGTTGGTAAATTACGAGAGCTTTCTCCGTTGTGGGAAATGTTCAAGGACGGCATTGACCTGAGTACCGTTCAATGGGCTGCACACTAA
- a CDS encoding serine hydrolase domain-containing protein: MPNRLASLLVAIILLAGCATPPPVATRNTRGDYSHTQKYLSWLIDREMAQNEITGISIALVDDQKVIWQQGFGYADLENKIEATPDTVYRAGSIAKVFTAAAAMQLAEQGKLDIDQPLSAALPEFTIKTRFPNAAPVTPRNIMCHHSGLPSNFLQGLFVREPDRFESVVANIRDEYQAFPPNYVFSYSNLGMALLGAAIQKVSGEPFDRYMDRQFFQPLGMRHSSFVPRPIAKAYDRNKEIEVFSLRDMPAANLLSNVVDLGNFMKMQFADGKAGENRILSAASTHEMVRIQNKNFPMTFGQYVGLGWMMSGIDVPGGGSVASHGGSLPDSHSMMAILPEHKLGVVILSNSSSSHVAVSKIATEALRLMLEAKTGIRQDATPPARAAERAPTTEELRQFDGNFDTMVGLARISTKNGQIDVEAAGHHFRLVPHEDGLLTIKYRLFGMMAVRVGAFEDIHLSMANVDGRQIIVGRIGAESLIFGEKLKPTKIPERFWNNLGHYEIIGKIDGPTPDRLLLKEDNGLLVGEAHFPEVPDLLLQIAFHAVSDNEVVTAGLGTGRGDTLRLIGAGDEAMLGFSGIQLRKK; encoded by the coding sequence ATGCCAAACCGCCTCGCATCGCTACTTGTTGCCATCATTTTGCTTGCCGGTTGCGCAACGCCACCACCGGTCGCAACAAGAAATACACGCGGCGATTACAGCCACACCCAAAAATACCTTTCATGGCTGATAGACCGTGAAATGGCGCAAAACGAGATTACCGGCATAAGCATCGCACTCGTCGATGACCAGAAAGTGATCTGGCAGCAAGGCTTTGGCTATGCCGACCTTGAAAATAAAATAGAGGCCACACCAGATACCGTCTATCGAGCCGGATCAATTGCCAAGGTCTTCACGGCCGCAGCAGCAATGCAACTAGCTGAACAAGGCAAGCTCGACATTGATCAGCCACTCTCTGCGGCACTGCCCGAATTCACGATAAAGACTCGATTTCCGAACGCAGCACCGGTGACGCCACGCAACATCATGTGCCATCACTCGGGACTGCCATCCAATTTCCTGCAAGGCCTGTTCGTTCGCGAGCCTGATCGTTTCGAGTCGGTTGTTGCCAATATCCGCGACGAATACCAGGCCTTTCCACCTAACTACGTTTTTTCCTATTCCAATCTCGGCATGGCGCTGCTTGGTGCCGCAATTCAGAAGGTTAGCGGCGAACCCTTTGACAGATACATGGATCGTCAATTCTTCCAGCCTCTAGGCATGCGCCATAGCAGTTTCGTACCACGTCCCATCGCCAAAGCTTACGACCGCAACAAGGAAATCGAGGTATTTTCTCTTCGTGATATGCCGGCCGCGAACTTGCTGAGTAACGTTGTTGACCTCGGCAATTTCATGAAAATGCAGTTCGCTGATGGCAAGGCTGGTGAAAACCGAATTCTTTCGGCTGCTTCAACCCATGAGATGGTGCGCATCCAGAACAAGAATTTCCCGATGACATTCGGGCAATACGTTGGCTTGGGCTGGATGATGAGTGGCATCGACGTGCCCGGTGGCGGCAGCGTTGCCAGCCACGGCGGTTCCCTGCCCGACTCTCACAGCATGATGGCCATCTTGCCTGAGCACAAACTGGGCGTCGTCATCCTCTCCAACTCATCCTCGTCCCACGTTGCGGTCTCCAAAATCGCCACCGAGGCCTTGCGCCTCATGCTTGAAGCAAAGACCGGAATTCGCCAGGATGCAACACCACCAGCACGAGCTGCAGAACGCGCACCAACTACCGAGGAATTGCGCCAGTTTGACGGCAACTTTGACACCATGGTTGGCTTGGCCAGAATCAGCACAAAAAATGGCCAGATTGACGTTGAGGCTGCGGGCCATCATTTCCGTCTGGTGCCGCACGAAGACGGCTTGCTGACTATCAAATATCGATTGTTTGGAATGATGGCTGTACGCGTCGGCGCATTCGAGGATATTCACTTGTCGATGGCCAATGTCGACGGTCGGCAAATCATCGTCGGCCGTATCGGCGCAGAATCGCTGATATTTGGCGAAAAACTGAAGCCAACGAAAATTCCTGAGCGCTTCTGGAACAATCTCGGCCACTACGAGATCATTGGAAAGATAGACGGCCCTACTCCTGACAGACTTCTGCTCAAGGAAGACAACGGGCTACTAGTCGGTGAAGCGCACTTTCCGGAGGTACCCGACCTCCTTTTGCAGATCGCCTTTCATGCAGTCTCCGACAACGAAGTGGTAACAGCCGGCTTGGGTACCGGTCGCGGAGACACGCTACGACTGATTGGCGCCGGAGACGAAGCCATGCTGGGCTTTTCCGGAATTCAACTACGCAAGAAATAA
- the fdx gene encoding ISC system 2Fe-2S type ferredoxin — MTQLIVLPHLELCPDGAVIEAEEGKSICENLLANEIELDHACEMSCACTTCHVIVRDGFDSLEPAEDIEEDLLDKAWGLEPNSRLGCQAIVRSTPITVEIPKYSINMAKEGHRK, encoded by the coding sequence ATGACGCAATTGATCGTCCTGCCACATCTTGAACTTTGCCCGGATGGCGCCGTCATTGAAGCGGAAGAGGGTAAATCGATTTGTGAGAATCTGCTGGCCAACGAGATCGAACTCGATCATGCCTGCGAAATGTCCTGTGCCTGCACGACGTGCCACGTCATCGTGCGCGATGGCTTCGACTCGTTGGAGCCGGCTGAAGACATTGAAGAAGACCTTCTCGACAAGGCTTGGGGCCTGGAACCCAATTCCCGTCTCGGCTGCCAGGCAATCGTACGGTCAACGCCAATAACGGTCGAAATTCCGAAATACAGCATCAACATGGCGAAGGAGGGGCATCGCAAATGA
- the xdp1 gene encoding exosortase-dependent surface protein XDP1: MKIQFKASFCSVALVFASQVSAATWELIGTPTAGVSAINAYANTGSTVDDASSSANNGASQTIQAAQWVGSYAGYGGVTNAECTSGLSCDQNEGGNPEHAMDNNQRYDMVLVSFDSLVQLTSLELSWYKYDSDYTVMAYTGSGNPTDTMSAASIVGKTFTSSMAGWTVIGSYDGDSYNGEKSGEFNRGITYTPANANVYSSYWLIGAYNPLVGGPTVGNPNMGTGELNYYQTAVKSNTGYDYIKLSSVSGNVCTTGCGSNDNKIPEPGSLALMGIGLVGLLRLRKRR; this comes from the coding sequence ATGAAAATTCAATTCAAGGCATCGTTCTGTTCAGTAGCGTTGGTGTTTGCGAGCCAGGTTTCTGCTGCGACGTGGGAGTTGATAGGAACGCCAACAGCGGGTGTTTCGGCTATCAACGCGTATGCCAACACTGGCAGCACTGTAGATGATGCTTCTTCGTCGGCTAATAACGGTGCATCGCAAACCATTCAGGCGGCCCAATGGGTGGGATCCTATGCTGGATATGGCGGAGTTACTAACGCAGAGTGTACGTCTGGATTGAGTTGTGACCAAAACGAAGGTGGTAATCCAGAGCACGCGATGGACAACAATCAGCGTTACGATATGGTATTGGTTAGCTTCGATTCGCTGGTGCAGCTGACTTCACTGGAGCTATCTTGGTATAAGTATGACTCTGACTATACGGTTATGGCCTATACGGGGTCAGGAAATCCGACGGATACGATGAGTGCGGCATCTATCGTAGGTAAAACGTTTACCAGTAGCATGGCAGGGTGGACAGTTATTGGTAGCTACGATGGAGATTCGTACAATGGCGAGAAATCAGGGGAATTTAACCGAGGCATCACTTACACTCCGGCAAATGCCAATGTCTATTCGTCTTATTGGCTGATCGGTGCATACAATCCGTTGGTTGGTGGGCCTACGGTTGGTAATCCAAATATGGGAACGGGGGAGTTGAATTATTATCAAACCGCTGTTAAGTCAAATACCGGCTACGACTACATCAAACTTTCATCAGTAAGCGGTAATGTTTGTACGACGGGTTGTGGATCTAATGACAATAAAATTCCCGAGCCTGGTTCGCTGGCATTGATGGGGATTGGATTGGTTGGATTACTTCGCTTGCGCAAGAGGCGCTAA
- the iscU gene encoding Fe-S cluster assembly scaffold IscU, which yields MSYSIKVIDHYENPRNVGSFGKEDDDVGTGMVGAPACGDVMKLQIKVNKAGVIEDAKFKTYGCGSAIASSSLVTEWVKGKTVDQALSIKNTEIAEELALPPVKIHCSILAEDAIKAAVADYKKKHGE from the coding sequence ATGAGCTACAGCATAAAAGTCATTGATCATTATGAGAATCCGCGCAACGTTGGTTCCTTCGGCAAGGAAGATGATGACGTAGGTACCGGCATGGTCGGCGCACCGGCTTGCGGCGACGTCATGAAACTGCAGATCAAGGTGAACAAGGCCGGCGTGATCGAGGATGCCAAGTTCAAGACCTACGGTTGCGGTTCGGCCATCGCATCGTCTTCACTTGTGACCGAGTGGGTCAAGGGTAAGACGGTCGATCAGGCCTTGTCGATCAAAAACACGGAAATTGCCGAAGAATTGGCCTTGCCGCCGGTTAAAATTCACTGTTCGATTCTGGCCGAGGATGCCATCAAGGCAGCTGTGGCCGATTACAAGAAAAAGCACGGAGAATAA
- the hscA gene encoding Fe-S protein assembly chaperone HscA: protein MALFQIAEPGESVAPHEHKLAIGIDLGTTNSLVATVRSGMAVCLNDEQGRPLLPSVVRYHADNSTEVGFDAQTKQAIDPRNTIVSVKRFMGRGLKDIAHVESMPYDFIEAPGMVKVRTIAGIKSPVEVSAEVLKSLKERAETALGGDLVGAVITVPAYFDDAQRQATKDAARLAGLNVLRLLNEPTAAAIAYGLDNAAEGVYAVYDLGGGTFDISILKLTKGVFEVMSTGGDSALGGDDFDHRIFCWVIEQAKLQPLSPEDGRHLMMRCREAKEYLTNNPEAQITVRLTSGEMVDIKLDVPTFAAIAQTLISKTLQPVKKALRDAGLRVEDIKGVVMVGGSTRMPQVQKAVGDFFRQDPLTNLDPDKVVALGAATQANLLVGNKTGKDDWLLLDVIPLSLGLETMGGLTEKVIPRNSTIPTARGQEFTTFKDGQTAMAIHVVQGERELVSDCRSLACFELRGIPPMVAGAARIRVTFQVDADGLLSVAAREQTTGIESSVTVKPSYGLTDDEIAGMLKDSMEHAKDDAMSRALKEAQVEAQRMIEATEAAMAEDPHLLNEAETAKIFATIAKLRETIAGENRRLINIAMDDLGFETQAFAHRRMDQSIKKVLAGRNVDDIKMGEDA from the coding sequence ATGGCCCTGTTTCAAATTGCCGAGCCTGGTGAGTCGGTAGCCCCTCATGAACACAAACTTGCCATCGGTATCGACCTTGGTACGACCAACTCTTTGGTTGCCACGGTTCGTAGTGGTATGGCCGTCTGCCTTAACGATGAGCAGGGACGTCCCTTGCTGCCGTCGGTAGTTCGTTACCATGCTGACAACAGCACCGAAGTCGGTTTTGACGCCCAGACCAAGCAGGCGATCGATCCGCGCAACACCATCGTTTCGGTCAAACGCTTCATGGGGCGCGGGTTGAAGGATATTGCCCACGTTGAATCGATGCCTTACGACTTCATCGAAGCTCCGGGCATGGTCAAGGTCAGGACGATTGCCGGTATCAAAAGCCCGGTGGAAGTCTCGGCTGAAGTGTTGAAAAGTCTCAAGGAGCGTGCCGAGACAGCGCTTGGTGGCGATCTGGTCGGGGCGGTGATTACCGTACCGGCCTATTTTGACGACGCACAGCGCCAAGCCACCAAGGATGCGGCGCGTCTGGCCGGTCTGAATGTTCTGCGCCTGCTCAATGAGCCGACGGCTGCAGCCATCGCTTATGGCCTCGATAACGCTGCCGAAGGCGTCTATGCGGTCTACGACCTCGGCGGTGGTACTTTTGACATCTCCATTCTCAAACTGACCAAGGGTGTTTTCGAAGTCATGTCTACTGGCGGCGATTCGGCGCTGGGCGGGGATGACTTTGACCACCGCATCTTCTGCTGGGTTATTGAACAAGCCAAGCTGCAGCCTTTGTCGCCGGAAGATGGCCGTCATTTGATGATGCGTTGCCGCGAGGCCAAGGAATACCTGACCAACAACCCGGAAGCGCAGATCACGGTTCGACTGACCTCGGGCGAAATGGTCGACATAAAGCTCGATGTGCCAACCTTCGCGGCGATTGCCCAGACGCTGATCTCGAAGACGCTGCAACCGGTCAAGAAGGCCCTGCGTGATGCCGGCTTGCGCGTTGAGGACATCAAGGGTGTGGTCATGGTTGGTGGCTCGACGCGCATGCCGCAGGTGCAGAAGGCTGTTGGCGATTTCTTCCGCCAGGATCCGCTGACCAATCTCGATCCGGACAAGGTCGTTGCTCTCGGCGCGGCGACCCAGGCCAACTTGTTGGTCGGCAACAAGACCGGCAAGGATGACTGGCTGCTGCTTGACGTCATTCCGCTGTCGCTTGGCCTGGAGACCATGGGCGGCCTGACCGAAAAGGTGATTCCGCGCAATTCCACCATTCCGACGGCACGGGGCCAGGAATTCACGACATTCAAGGATGGCCAGACGGCGATGGCGATTCACGTTGTGCAAGGTGAGCGGGAGCTGGTGAGCGACTGCCGTTCGCTGGCGTGCTTCGAGCTGCGCGGTATTCCGCCGATGGTGGCTGGTGCAGCGCGTATCCGCGTGACGTTTCAGGTCGATGCCGACGGGTTGCTTTCGGTAGCGGCGCGTGAACAGACGACCGGTATCGAGTCCAGCGTGACCGTCAAGCCGTCCTACGGCCTGACGGATGACGAGATCGCCGGCATGCTCAAGGATTCGATGGAGCACGCTAAGGACGACGCAATGAGCCGTGCCCTCAAGGAGGCACAGGTGGAAGCGCAACGGATGATAGAGGCTACCGAAGCCGCGATGGCGGAAGATCCGCATCTGTTGAATGAGGCTGAAACCGCCAAGATCTTCGCTACCATCGCCAAGCTGCGCGAAACCATCGCTGGCGAGAATCGGCGCCTGATCAATATTGCCATGGACGACTTGGGTTTCGAGACACAGGCCTTTGCCCATCGCCGCATGGACCAAAGCATCAAGAAGGTGTTGGCCGGCCGCAACGTGGACGACATCAAAATGGGAGAAGACGCATGA
- a CDS encoding phosphopantetheine-binding protein, protein MNDLHHELKVFIIETMNLEDITPTDIGEGTLLFADDGLGLDSIDALELVLALKKKYGVVLEANDETARQHLSSVVTLAALIESQR, encoded by the coding sequence ATGAACGATCTGCATCACGAATTGAAGGTATTCATCATAGAAACGATGAATCTTGAAGACATCACCCCTACCGACATTGGCGAAGGCACACTGCTCTTTGCCGATGATGGTTTGGGCTTGGATTCAATTGATGCACTCGAACTTGTACTGGCACTCAAGAAGAAGTATGGCGTTGTGCTTGAGGCCAATGACGAAACGGCACGCCAGCACCTAAGTTCAGTCGTAACGCTGGCAGCTCTGATCGAATCACAGCGCTGA